Proteins from one Halopseudomonas pelagia genomic window:
- a CDS encoding DUF4142 domain-containing protein: MRDSSQPATGPAAGQADLERDIEDEDFIEEASAKGMAEIETANMALENGTDAVKDFAQRMIEDHGKANKKMQELAQKHDLDISDEATLMDKAKAMTLQVRDGESFDEAYANNQVNAHEQTIELFQRASNSDNADISAFAKQTLPKLEQHLDMARELAEETGAAND; the protein is encoded by the coding sequence ATGCGGGATTCAAGCCAACCTGCTACCGGCCCTGCCGCTGGCCAGGCGGATTTGGAACGCGATATTGAAGACGAAGATTTTATCGAGGAAGCCTCTGCAAAAGGGATGGCTGAGATCGAAACTGCCAATATGGCGCTCGAAAACGGTACCGATGCAGTCAAAGACTTCGCCCAACGCATGATCGAAGATCACGGCAAAGCGAATAAAAAAATGCAGGAGTTGGCGCAGAAGCACGATCTTGATATTTCGGATGAAGCTACGTTAATGGATAAGGCGAAAGCGATGACACTACAGGTACGCGATGGCGAGTCATTTGATGAAGCCTACGCTAATAACCAGGTGAACGCGCATGAGCAAACTATTGAACTGTTCCAACGCGCCAGCAACTCGGATAACGCTGACATAAGCGCGTTCGCCAAACAGACGCTTCCCAAGCTGGAGCAACATTTAGATATGGCACGCGAGCTAGCGGAAGAGACCGGTGCCGCAAATGACTAA